The Nothobranchius furzeri strain GRZ-AD chromosome 6, NfurGRZ-RIMD1, whole genome shotgun sequence genome includes a region encoding these proteins:
- the LOC107395737 gene encoding uncharacterized protein isoform X2, protein MVKVCRLYVGILAALALCKYCLAEWNTTHKSANQTVSNCNLHGDRDNCTGDPYNRKLHHKDLQKAMGRPKGAKPPHSAAEKQRLYRARRDADPERRERYLEREKRKYREDLESGKKKTIDQLSEREKCRRRKKWRETYHTIKDRKKVQQYLVTPPDTPQLSPEQAIDPQPRTSRQCDQGRRRRRKTLKNLEKQIHQLQGLLRKQTQKTEKYKKKVQRMTKKVLKKKTKETESPRTKVKRQMTQLPPAAIQKTLLFHEALVDGIRNKYRKAQGEKERQIIAKVLTEKVLKKYRLQRLAQNSLGFSKKRWRNDENVNYSYQRKRNSRVPDSLTSRVRAFYTRDDVSRITTGKRQTITWKKTKKQKRFLLDTMKNLHMKFLAEEQSSISYSLFCLLRPFWVIHPTLSDRDTCMCKMHENLGFIVQKLHNLKVISTINLEDLVKTIACDTENMKCMYGECSECKNLCCPVSSKYNPESQETYLQWAIVDKEHNNDPSGKTSKITIKQESQATQEELLDQLNLLLHRFKRHSYNIKNQFTHYRALRQGLKSHECLIHVDFSENYVCKYSTEIQAVHFGASHQQATLHTGVLYVNTSSCPMSFCTVSPSRLKGPPAIWQHLSPVLDYVHVAHPEVSTIHFYSDGPCTQYRQRGNFFMFCTELFKQGFTAGTWNFFEASHGKGAPDGVGGALKRRADSLVSKATDIPHAAKFFDVLQKTETTIKLFFVNEEAVEKAVQEMPNDVPSIPSTMRIHQVVTLAQGELTYRDISCLCTTRQNLTCKCFNAKSFTLDHQQAALRATEIMWQSSDIVGKWCVVKYDDDIYPGVITDTSETHVEVRCMHKIGVNRFFWPARKDLLWYLFEDILCIIPPLRQVTSRYMAIEKGGLGPT, encoded by the exons atggtaaaagtgtGCAGACTCTATGTAGGAATATTGGCAG cTCTGGCCTTGTGTAAATACTGCCTGGCTGAATGGAATACCACTCACAAGTCTGCCAATCAGACTGTGTCCAACTGTAATCTCCATGGTGACAGAGACAATTGCACAG GTGACCCATACAACAGGAAGTTGCATCATAAGGATCTTCAAAAGGCCATGGGAAGACCAAAA GGAGCAAAGCCACCACATAGTGCAGCAGAAAAGCAGCGGCTCTATCGGGCTCGACGTGATGCCGACCCAGAGCGGAGGGAAAGATATCTTGAGAGGGAAAAAAGAAAATACAGGGAGGACTTAGAATCAGGCAAGAAGAAAACAATTGACCAACTAAGTGAGAGAGAAAAGTGCAGACGACGCAAAAAGTGGAGGGAGACATACCATACAATCAAAGACAGAAAAAAAGTTCAGCAGTACCTTGTGACCCCTCCAGACACACCCCAACTCTCACCAGAGCAAGCTATAGATCCACAACCAAGAACTTCCAG GCAATGTGATCAGGGGCGGAGAAGACGACGAAAAACACTAAAGAACCTTGAAAAACAAATTCATCAACTACAAGGCCTATTGAGGAAACAAACCcagaaaacagaaaaatacaaGAAAAAAGTCCAGCGCATGACAAAGAAAGTCCTAAAAAAGAAGACAAAAGAAACTGAGTCTCCACGCACAAAAGTTAAAAGACAGATGACACAGCTTCCACCAGCAGCCATTCAAAAAACTCTTCTGTTTCATGAGGCTCTGGTGGACGGCATCCGAAACAAATACAGAAAAGCACAGGGGGAAAAAGAAAGGCAAATAATTGCAAAAGTACTAAcagaaaaagtccttaaaaagtacagattgCAACGCTTGGCTCAAAACTCATTAGGATTTTCAAAGAAAAGATGGAGGAATGATGAGAATGTCAACTACAGCTACCAACGGAAGCGGAACAGCAGGGTTCCAGATAGTTTGACAAGTAGAGTGAGAGCTTTCTACACAAGGGATGATGTTAGTCGTATCACAACAGGGAAGAGACAGACCATCACTTGGAAGAAAACTAAAAAGCAGAAACGGTTCCTTTTGGATACCATGAAAAATTTGCACATGAAGTTTTTAGCTGAAGAGCAAAGCTCCATCTCTTACTCACTCTTCTGTTTGCTTCGTCCTTTCTGGGTTATTCATCCAACTCTGAGTGATCGGGACACATGCATGTGCAAGATGCATGAGAATCTGGGTTTTATTGTACAGAAGCTGCACAACTTGAAAGTGATCAGCACTATCAACCTGGAAGATCTTGTGAAAACCATCGCATGTGACACAGAAAACATGAAGTGCATGTATGGAGAATGCTCTGAGTGCAAGAATCTATGCTGCCCAGTCTCCTCCAAGTACAATCCAGAGAGTCAAGAGACATATCTCCAATGGGCAATAGTGGATAAAGAGCATAACAATGACCCCAGTGGCAAAACATCTAAAATCACAATCAAACAAGAATCCCAGGCAACACAAGAAGaacttctggaccagctgaacctgctgctgcatAGGTTTAAGAGACATTCTTATAACATCAAGAATCAGTTTACCCACTACAGGGCACTGAGACAGGGCTTGAAGtcacatgaatgtttaattcacGTTGACTTCTCTGAAAATTACGTCTGCAAGTACAGCACAGAAATACAGGCTGTCCACTTTGGAGCATCACACCAGCAGGCAACACTGCACACAGGTGTGCTTTATGTGAACACATCCTCCTGCCCTATGTCCTTCTGCACAGTGTCCCCCTCAAGACTGAAGGGTCCACCAGCAATCTGGCAGCATTTGTCACCAGTCCTTGATTATGTGCATGTGGCACATCCAGAGGTCTCCACAATCCATTTTTACAGTGATGGCCCATGCACTCAGTATAGACAGCGAgggaattttttcatgttttgtacTGAGCTGTTCAAACAAGGATTCACTGCTGGAACATGGAACTTCTTTGAGGCGAGCCATGGGAAGGGGGCACCAGATGGTGTAGGAGGAGCTCTGAAGAGGAGAGCCGACAGTCTGGTCAGCAAAGCGACAGACATTCCTCATGCTGCCAAATTCTTTGATGTGTTGCAAAAGACAGAAACAACAATTAAGTTGTTTTTTGTCAATGAGGAAGCAGTGGAGAAAGCTGTTCAGGAGATGCCAAATGATGTGCCATCAATTCCCTCCACAATGAGGATACATCAGGTGGTAACCCTTGCCCAAGGAGAACTGACATACAGAGATATCAGCTGCTTGTGCACAACAAGACAAAATCTAACTTGTAAGTGCTTTAATGCAAAGTCTTTCACGTTGGATCATCAACAGGCAGCACTCAGAGCCACAGAAATTATGTGGCAAAGTTCAGACATTGTTGGCAAATGGTGTGTGGTTAAGTATGATGATGACATATACCCAGGTGTCATCACAGATACATCTGAAACACATGTTGAGGTCCGTTGCATGCACAAAATTGGGGTCAACAGGTTTTTCTGGCCAGCGCGCAAAGACCTGCTGTGGTACCTCTTTGAGGACATTTTGTGCATCATCCCACCCCTGAGGCAGGTCACATCTCGCTATATGGCAATTGAAAAAGGGGGTCTGGGACCAACTTGA
- the LOC107395737 gene encoding uncharacterized protein isoform X1, producing the protein MIDGRAKTQAEHCLITALALCKYCLAEWNTTHKSANQTVSNCNLHGDRDNCTGDPYNRKLHHKDLQKAMGRPKGAKPPHSAAEKQRLYRARRDADPERRERYLEREKRKYREDLESGKKKTIDQLSEREKCRRRKKWRETYHTIKDRKKVQQYLVTPPDTPQLSPEQAIDPQPRTSRQCDQGRRRRRKTLKNLEKQIHQLQGLLRKQTQKTEKYKKKVQRMTKKVLKKKTKETESPRTKVKRQMTQLPPAAIQKTLLFHEALVDGIRNKYRKAQGEKERQIIAKVLTEKVLKKYRLQRLAQNSLGFSKKRWRNDENVNYSYQRKRNSRVPDSLTSRVRAFYTRDDVSRITTGKRQTITWKKTKKQKRFLLDTMKNLHMKFLAEEQSSISYSLFCLLRPFWVIHPTLSDRDTCMCKMHENLGFIVQKLHNLKVISTINLEDLVKTIACDTENMKCMYGECSECKNLCCPVSSKYNPESQETYLQWAIVDKEHNNDPSGKTSKITIKQESQATQEELLDQLNLLLHRFKRHSYNIKNQFTHYRALRQGLKSHECLIHVDFSENYVCKYSTEIQAVHFGASHQQATLHTGVLYVNTSSCPMSFCTVSPSRLKGPPAIWQHLSPVLDYVHVAHPEVSTIHFYSDGPCTQYRQRGNFFMFCTELFKQGFTAGTWNFFEASHGKGAPDGVGGALKRRADSLVSKATDIPHAAKFFDVLQKTETTIKLFFVNEEAVEKAVQEMPNDVPSIPSTMRIHQVVTLAQGELTYRDISCLCTTRQNLTCKCFNAKSFTLDHQQAALRATEIMWQSSDIVGKWCVVKYDDDIYPGVITDTSETHVEVRCMHKIGVNRFFWPARKDLLWYLFEDILCIIPPLRQVTSRYMAIEKGGLGPT; encoded by the exons ATGATTGATGGAAGAGCCAAAACACAAGCAGAACATTGTCTGATTactg cTCTGGCCTTGTGTAAATACTGCCTGGCTGAATGGAATACCACTCACAAGTCTGCCAATCAGACTGTGTCCAACTGTAATCTCCATGGTGACAGAGACAATTGCACAG GTGACCCATACAACAGGAAGTTGCATCATAAGGATCTTCAAAAGGCCATGGGAAGACCAAAA GGAGCAAAGCCACCACATAGTGCAGCAGAAAAGCAGCGGCTCTATCGGGCTCGACGTGATGCCGACCCAGAGCGGAGGGAAAGATATCTTGAGAGGGAAAAAAGAAAATACAGGGAGGACTTAGAATCAGGCAAGAAGAAAACAATTGACCAACTAAGTGAGAGAGAAAAGTGCAGACGACGCAAAAAGTGGAGGGAGACATACCATACAATCAAAGACAGAAAAAAAGTTCAGCAGTACCTTGTGACCCCTCCAGACACACCCCAACTCTCACCAGAGCAAGCTATAGATCCACAACCAAGAACTTCCAG GCAATGTGATCAGGGGCGGAGAAGACGACGAAAAACACTAAAGAACCTTGAAAAACAAATTCATCAACTACAAGGCCTATTGAGGAAACAAACCcagaaaacagaaaaatacaaGAAAAAAGTCCAGCGCATGACAAAGAAAGTCCTAAAAAAGAAGACAAAAGAAACTGAGTCTCCACGCACAAAAGTTAAAAGACAGATGACACAGCTTCCACCAGCAGCCATTCAAAAAACTCTTCTGTTTCATGAGGCTCTGGTGGACGGCATCCGAAACAAATACAGAAAAGCACAGGGGGAAAAAGAAAGGCAAATAATTGCAAAAGTACTAAcagaaaaagtccttaaaaagtacagattgCAACGCTTGGCTCAAAACTCATTAGGATTTTCAAAGAAAAGATGGAGGAATGATGAGAATGTCAACTACAGCTACCAACGGAAGCGGAACAGCAGGGTTCCAGATAGTTTGACAAGTAGAGTGAGAGCTTTCTACACAAGGGATGATGTTAGTCGTATCACAACAGGGAAGAGACAGACCATCACTTGGAAGAAAACTAAAAAGCAGAAACGGTTCCTTTTGGATACCATGAAAAATTTGCACATGAAGTTTTTAGCTGAAGAGCAAAGCTCCATCTCTTACTCACTCTTCTGTTTGCTTCGTCCTTTCTGGGTTATTCATCCAACTCTGAGTGATCGGGACACATGCATGTGCAAGATGCATGAGAATCTGGGTTTTATTGTACAGAAGCTGCACAACTTGAAAGTGATCAGCACTATCAACCTGGAAGATCTTGTGAAAACCATCGCATGTGACACAGAAAACATGAAGTGCATGTATGGAGAATGCTCTGAGTGCAAGAATCTATGCTGCCCAGTCTCCTCCAAGTACAATCCAGAGAGTCAAGAGACATATCTCCAATGGGCAATAGTGGATAAAGAGCATAACAATGACCCCAGTGGCAAAACATCTAAAATCACAATCAAACAAGAATCCCAGGCAACACAAGAAGaacttctggaccagctgaacctgctgctgcatAGGTTTAAGAGACATTCTTATAACATCAAGAATCAGTTTACCCACTACAGGGCACTGAGACAGGGCTTGAAGtcacatgaatgtttaattcacGTTGACTTCTCTGAAAATTACGTCTGCAAGTACAGCACAGAAATACAGGCTGTCCACTTTGGAGCATCACACCAGCAGGCAACACTGCACACAGGTGTGCTTTATGTGAACACATCCTCCTGCCCTATGTCCTTCTGCACAGTGTCCCCCTCAAGACTGAAGGGTCCACCAGCAATCTGGCAGCATTTGTCACCAGTCCTTGATTATGTGCATGTGGCACATCCAGAGGTCTCCACAATCCATTTTTACAGTGATGGCCCATGCACTCAGTATAGACAGCGAgggaattttttcatgttttgtacTGAGCTGTTCAAACAAGGATTCACTGCTGGAACATGGAACTTCTTTGAGGCGAGCCATGGGAAGGGGGCACCAGATGGTGTAGGAGGAGCTCTGAAGAGGAGAGCCGACAGTCTGGTCAGCAAAGCGACAGACATTCCTCATGCTGCCAAATTCTTTGATGTGTTGCAAAAGACAGAAACAACAATTAAGTTGTTTTTTGTCAATGAGGAAGCAGTGGAGAAAGCTGTTCAGGAGATGCCAAATGATGTGCCATCAATTCCCTCCACAATGAGGATACATCAGGTGGTAACCCTTGCCCAAGGAGAACTGACATACAGAGATATCAGCTGCTTGTGCACAACAAGACAAAATCTAACTTGTAAGTGCTTTAATGCAAAGTCTTTCACGTTGGATCATCAACAGGCAGCACTCAGAGCCACAGAAATTATGTGGCAAAGTTCAGACATTGTTGGCAAATGGTGTGTGGTTAAGTATGATGATGACATATACCCAGGTGTCATCACAGATACATCTGAAACACATGTTGAGGTCCGTTGCATGCACAAAATTGGGGTCAACAGGTTTTTCTGGCCAGCGCGCAAAGACCTGCTGTGGTACCTCTTTGAGGACATTTTGTGCATCATCCCACCCCTGAGGCAGGTCACATCTCGCTATATGGCAATTGAAAAAGGGGGTCTGGGACCAACTTGA
- the LOC107395737 gene encoding uncharacterized protein isoform X3, with the protein MVTETIAQVTHTTGSCIIRIFKRPWEDQKQCDQGRRRRRKTLKNLEKQIHQLQGLLRKQTQKTEKYKKKVQRMTKKVLKKKTKETESPRTKVKRQMTQLPPAAIQKTLLFHEALVDGIRNKYRKAQGEKERQIIAKVLTEKVLKKYRLQRLAQNSLGFSKKRWRNDENVNYSYQRKRNSRVPDSLTSRVRAFYTRDDVSRITTGKRQTITWKKTKKQKRFLLDTMKNLHMKFLAEEQSSISYSLFCLLRPFWVIHPTLSDRDTCMCKMHENLGFIVQKLHNLKVISTINLEDLVKTIACDTENMKCMYGECSECKNLCCPVSSKYNPESQETYLQWAIVDKEHNNDPSGKTSKITIKQESQATQEELLDQLNLLLHRFKRHSYNIKNQFTHYRALRQGLKSHECLIHVDFSENYVCKYSTEIQAVHFGASHQQATLHTGVLYVNTSSCPMSFCTVSPSRLKGPPAIWQHLSPVLDYVHVAHPEVSTIHFYSDGPCTQYRQRGNFFMFCTELFKQGFTAGTWNFFEASHGKGAPDGVGGALKRRADSLVSKATDIPHAAKFFDVLQKTETTIKLFFVNEEAVEKAVQEMPNDVPSIPSTMRIHQVVTLAQGELTYRDISCLCTTRQNLTCKCFNAKSFTLDHQQAALRATEIMWQSSDIVGKWCVVKYDDDIYPGVITDTSETHVEVRCMHKIGVNRFFWPARKDLLWYLFEDILCIIPPLRQVTSRYMAIEKGGLGPT; encoded by the exons ATGGTGACAGAGACAATTGCACAG GTGACCCATACAACAGGAAGTTGCATCATAAGGATCTTCAAAAGGCCATGGGAAGACCAAAA GCAATGTGATCAGGGGCGGAGAAGACGACGAAAAACACTAAAGAACCTTGAAAAACAAATTCATCAACTACAAGGCCTATTGAGGAAACAAACCcagaaaacagaaaaatacaaGAAAAAAGTCCAGCGCATGACAAAGAAAGTCCTAAAAAAGAAGACAAAAGAAACTGAGTCTCCACGCACAAAAGTTAAAAGACAGATGACACAGCTTCCACCAGCAGCCATTCAAAAAACTCTTCTGTTTCATGAGGCTCTGGTGGACGGCATCCGAAACAAATACAGAAAAGCACAGGGGGAAAAAGAAAGGCAAATAATTGCAAAAGTACTAAcagaaaaagtccttaaaaagtacagattgCAACGCTTGGCTCAAAACTCATTAGGATTTTCAAAGAAAAGATGGAGGAATGATGAGAATGTCAACTACAGCTACCAACGGAAGCGGAACAGCAGGGTTCCAGATAGTTTGACAAGTAGAGTGAGAGCTTTCTACACAAGGGATGATGTTAGTCGTATCACAACAGGGAAGAGACAGACCATCACTTGGAAGAAAACTAAAAAGCAGAAACGGTTCCTTTTGGATACCATGAAAAATTTGCACATGAAGTTTTTAGCTGAAGAGCAAAGCTCCATCTCTTACTCACTCTTCTGTTTGCTTCGTCCTTTCTGGGTTATTCATCCAACTCTGAGTGATCGGGACACATGCATGTGCAAGATGCATGAGAATCTGGGTTTTATTGTACAGAAGCTGCACAACTTGAAAGTGATCAGCACTATCAACCTGGAAGATCTTGTGAAAACCATCGCATGTGACACAGAAAACATGAAGTGCATGTATGGAGAATGCTCTGAGTGCAAGAATCTATGCTGCCCAGTCTCCTCCAAGTACAATCCAGAGAGTCAAGAGACATATCTCCAATGGGCAATAGTGGATAAAGAGCATAACAATGACCCCAGTGGCAAAACATCTAAAATCACAATCAAACAAGAATCCCAGGCAACACAAGAAGaacttctggaccagctgaacctgctgctgcatAGGTTTAAGAGACATTCTTATAACATCAAGAATCAGTTTACCCACTACAGGGCACTGAGACAGGGCTTGAAGtcacatgaatgtttaattcacGTTGACTTCTCTGAAAATTACGTCTGCAAGTACAGCACAGAAATACAGGCTGTCCACTTTGGAGCATCACACCAGCAGGCAACACTGCACACAGGTGTGCTTTATGTGAACACATCCTCCTGCCCTATGTCCTTCTGCACAGTGTCCCCCTCAAGACTGAAGGGTCCACCAGCAATCTGGCAGCATTTGTCACCAGTCCTTGATTATGTGCATGTGGCACATCCAGAGGTCTCCACAATCCATTTTTACAGTGATGGCCCATGCACTCAGTATAGACAGCGAgggaattttttcatgttttgtacTGAGCTGTTCAAACAAGGATTCACTGCTGGAACATGGAACTTCTTTGAGGCGAGCCATGGGAAGGGGGCACCAGATGGTGTAGGAGGAGCTCTGAAGAGGAGAGCCGACAGTCTGGTCAGCAAAGCGACAGACATTCCTCATGCTGCCAAATTCTTTGATGTGTTGCAAAAGACAGAAACAACAATTAAGTTGTTTTTTGTCAATGAGGAAGCAGTGGAGAAAGCTGTTCAGGAGATGCCAAATGATGTGCCATCAATTCCCTCCACAATGAGGATACATCAGGTGGTAACCCTTGCCCAAGGAGAACTGACATACAGAGATATCAGCTGCTTGTGCACAACAAGACAAAATCTAACTTGTAAGTGCTTTAATGCAAAGTCTTTCACGTTGGATCATCAACAGGCAGCACTCAGAGCCACAGAAATTATGTGGCAAAGTTCAGACATTGTTGGCAAATGGTGTGTGGTTAAGTATGATGATGACATATACCCAGGTGTCATCACAGATACATCTGAAACACATGTTGAGGTCCGTTGCATGCACAAAATTGGGGTCAACAGGTTTTTCTGGCCAGCGCGCAAAGACCTGCTGTGGTACCTCTTTGAGGACATTTTGTGCATCATCCCACCCCTGAGGCAGGTCACATCTCGCTATATGGCAATTGAAAAAGGGGGTCTGGGACCAACTTGA
- the gng10 gene encoding guanine nucleotide-binding protein G(I)/G(S)/G(O) subunit gamma-10 → MTSNSNLSNMKRLVEQLKLEASVERIKVSQAAADLQQYCLQNAGKDALLVGVPTGSNPFREPRSCAVV, encoded by the exons ATGACCTCCAACTCCAATTTATCCAACATGAAGCGGTTAGTAGAACAACTGAAACTTGAGGCCAGTGTGGAAAGGATCAAG GTGTCCCAGGCAGCTGCAGACCTCCAGCAGTATTGTTTGCAGAATGCAGGAAAAGACGCCCTGCTGGTTGGAGTCCCCACAGGCAGTAACCCCTTCAGAGAGCCTCGGTCCTGCGCTGTGGTTTGA